The nucleotide window TGCCGGTCCCGCTCCAACATTTCGTAGTAGGCCAGCAGGTAATGGGCGTAGCGGATCGGCTGGGCCTTCTGAAGATGGGTATAGCCGGGAAGGATGACGTCGACATGGCTCTTGGCCTTGGCCACCAGGCCGTCCTGCAGGTCCTTGACGGCCTCGATGATGTGTTTCATCTCGTCCCGCAGGTAGAGACGCAGGTCCAGCGCCACCTGATCGTTCCGGCTGCGGCCGGTATGGAGCTTGCCTCCCAGTTCGCCGATCCTCTCGGTCAGCAGCCGTTCCACCGCCATATGGATGTCTTCATCCTGTTCTTCAAAAACCGCCCGGCCCTCCTCGATCGTGATCCGGACGGCCTTCAGCCCCTCGGTGATCCGGTCTGCCTCGTCCTGGGTCAGGACCTTGGCCCGGGACAAGGCGCGGGCCCAGGCGATGCTCCCGGCGATGTCCTGCGGGTAAAGCCGTCGATCGAAGGGGAGGGAGGCCGTGAAGGCCTCGACGCGCCGGTGGGTCTCGGCCGTAAATCGTCCCGACCACATTTTTTTATTTTTGGAATTTTTTTTCATGTTCGGTGCCAATGCGTTATTTTCCCTTCCTTCCCGGTTGCTGCAATCGCAGCGCGTTCAGGCGGATAAAGCCCTCGGCCAGCCGCTGATTGTAGACCGTGTCGGTCTCGAAGGTCGCCAGTTCCGGATCGTAAAGCGAGCGCTCCGATTTCCGGCCGGCGACCGCGCAGTTTCCCTTATACAGGGTCAGGCGGGCGATCCCGCTCACGTTCTTCTGCGCGGCGTCCATCGCGGACTGGAGCATCTCCCGTTCCGGCGAGAACCAGTAGCCGTTGTATACCAGCTCGGCGTAACGGGGGATCAGGGAATCCCGAAGATGCATCACCTCGCGGTCCATCGTGATCGATTCGACGGCCCGGTGTGCGATCTGCAAGATGGTGCCGCCCGGGGTTTCGTAAACGCCGCGGGATTTGATCCCCACGTAGCGGTTTTCGACCAGGTCGACCCGGCCGATGCCGTGATGCCCGCCCCGCTCGTTCAGCCGGGCGATCAGCGCCGCCGGGGAGAGCTTTTTTCCGTCGAGACCGACGGGGTTGCCGCCCTCGTAAGCAATTTCGATCGTGTCGGAACGGTCCGGCGCCTTTTGCGGCGAGACCGTGAGCAGGAACATCTCCTCCGGGGGCGGGGCCCAGGGATCTTCCAGAATCCCGCCCTCGTAGCTGATATGGAAAAGATTCCGGTCCATGCTGTAGGGCTTGGCCTTCGTCGCCGTGACGGGGATTTTGTATTTCCGGGCGTAATCGATCAGAGACTGCCGCGAATCCAGGATCCATTCGCGCCAGGGGGCGATGATGCGAATCTGCGGGTCGACCGACAGATAGGTCAACTCAAAGCGCACCTGGTCGTTGCCCTTGCCGGTCGCCCCGTGAGCGACGGCGTCGGCCTTCTCGCGGCGGGCCACTTCCATCTGGGTCTTGGCGATCAGCGGCCGGGCGATGGAGGTTCCGAGAAGATAGCCGCCTTCATAAACCGCATTGGCCCGGAGCATCGGAAAAAGGTAGTCCTTGGCGAAGACCTCCCGCAGGTCTTCCGTGTAGACCTTGCTCGCGCCCGTCGCCAGGGCCTTCTTCCGGATCGCCTCGAGATCCTCGCCCTGTCCCAGGTCGGCGCAGAAAGCGATCACATCGCAGCGGTAGGTGGCCCTCAACCAGTGGATCGCGACCGAGGTGTCCAACCCGCCCGAATAGGCGAGAACGACTTTTTTGATTTTTGCGGCCATGGATGGCGTTCTTCCCGCTTTGCTCCCGTTAAAGATTTGTTCCGTTCAGACCAGCAACCATTCCAGGATAGCCTTCTGGATATGCAGCCGGTTTTCGGCCTGCTCCCACACGATCGACTGCTTTCCGTCCATCACCTCGGCCGTGATCTCTTTCCCCCGGTGGGCCGGGAGGCAATGCATGACGACGGCCGAGGGCTTTGCGACCGAGAGCAGGGTGTCGTTGATCTGGTAGGGCCTGAACTTTTTCTGTCTCGACTTCGCCTCTTTCTCCTGCCCCATGCTGACCCAGACATCGGTGTAGAGAATATCCGCATCCTGCGCGGCCTTTCGGGGTTCTTCCATCGTTTCGATCCGCGCCCCGGTTTGTCGGGCCGCAACGCGGGAGGCCTCCGCGATCCGCGGGTCGGGACCGTAGCCTTTCGGGCAGGCCAGACGGATCTCGATCCCGGTCCGGGCCGCGCCCTCGATCAAGGAATGGGCCACGTTGTTTCCGTCACCGATATAGGCCAGCTTCAGGCCCTTGAACGCTCCGAATCGTTCGCGGATCGTCAGCAGGTCGCCCAAGGCCTGGCAGGGGTGGTGAAGATCCGTCAAGCCGTTGACGACCGGAATGGTCGCCGCGCCCGCCCAGGCCTCCAGTTGTTCGTGTCCGAAGGTCCGGATCACCAGGGCGTCCAGATAGCGGGAGAGGACCCGGGCGGTGTCCGCCACCGTCTCGCCGCGTTTGAGCTGAAGGTCGCCCGCCAAAAGGGTCAGGCCCGATCCCCCCAGCTGGTTCATGGCCGCTTCGAACGAGACGCGTGTCCGGGTGGAGGCCTTCTCGAACAACAACCCCAGCGTTTTTCCCGTCAACGGGCGCTGTACCCCGCCCGACCGGTGCTGCGCCTTCAAGCGGTCGGCCCGGTCGAGAAGTCCGATCAGCTCTCCGGGGCTGAGCTCGAGGAGGGTGAGCAGGTGCCGGACTTTCATGCCGTTCTCTTTTTGAAGATTCCGTCCAGCCGGTTGATCAGCAGGTCGATTTCTTCCTTCAGAATGATCAACGGAGGGACGAAGCGGAGCACGCGGTCCATCGTGCAGTTGATCAGGAGGCCCTCCTCCAGACAGTCCTGAACGATGGGTTTACCGTCGATCGCGAGCTCCATCCCGACCAGCAGCCCCAGGCCCCGGACGGAGACGACGCAGGGATGCCGCTGCTGGAGGCCTTTGAGCCGTTCGACGAAGTATTCGCCCATCCGACGGCAGTTATCCAGAATGAAGCCCTCCTCCAGCAGCACCTCGAGCGTCGCGATCGCCGCGGCGCAGACCAGCGGATTCCCGCCGAAGGTGGCGGCGTGAGAGCCGGGGGTGAAGGCCCGGGCCACGGAATCCTTGGCCAGCAGCGCGCCGATCGGCAGGCCGCTGCCCAAGCCCTTGGCCAGGGCCATGATGTCGGGTTCGATTCCGGAATGCTCGTAGCCGAACAGCCGTCCCGTACGCCCGATACCGGTTTGGACTTCGTCCAGGACCAAGAGGAGGCCTTTCTCGTCGCACAGTTTCCGAAGGCCGGGCAGGTAGTCGGGGTCCGGGATCCGGACGCCGCCTTCGCCCTGGGCCGGTTCCACCAGGATGGCGGCCGTCCGGTCGGAGATCGCATTCGAAACGGCCTTCAGATCGTTGTAGGGAACGTACCGAAAGCCCGGCACGAGCGGCTCGAACCCTTTATGGTATTTCGGCTGGGCCGTTGCCGTGACGGCGGCCAGCGTCCGGCCGTGAAAAGATTGCTCCATCGTGATAATTTCATACCGGTCCGGCCCGAACTTCTCGCGGGAAAATTTTCGAACAAGTTTGATGGCGGCCTCGATGGCCTCCGTTCCGCTGTTGCAGAAAAAGACCTTGTCGGCGAAGGAATGCTCGACCAGGAGCCGGGCCAGCTTGACCTGGGGCTCGGTATAGTAGAGGTTCGAGACATGCACCAGGCGCTGCGCCTGTTTCTGGAAAGCCACCGTGACGTTGGGATGGCAATGGCCCAGGTTGTTGACCGCGACGCCGCCGACAAAGTCGAGATACTCCTTGCCGTTGGGGTCGTACACCCGCGTGCCACGGCCTTTATGGATGATCAGGGGCTGACGCGTGTAGGTGTTCATCAAATATTGTTGCGCTTCATCGATCAGATGATCCATGATTCATTTAACCTTGCTTCGCAAAGTGAGGGGTTAGCCTGCGACTTAGTGCTATCCGGTATCCGACTGAAACGTCGGGAGTTTCCGATTTGAAGTGTTTATTTTAAACAAAAGGGGCTTAGAATTGCAACTTAAATAAGGGGTTGGCCGGTAGGCTCCGACGAGGAGCGAGAGGCCCCGGCCAGGACCAGCAAGTCGTCCACCGTGAAGAGGGATTCCAAAAGGTAACCGGAGGCTTCGATTTTTTCCCGGCCGCCTTCCTGACGGTCCACGAGAGCGACGACCTTCAGGATCTTGCAGCCGTGCGCCTTGAGCCGTTCGATCGCTTTCAAGGTCGATCCGCCGGTGGTGACGACGTCCTCCACGACCACGACCCCGGCGCCTTCAGGAAGGTTCCCTTCGATCCAGGCCCGGCTTCCATGGCCCTTGGGTTCCTTCCGGATGATGAAGGCCGGGACGGGTTGTCCCTCGAGGTGACTGGTCAGGGCGACGGCGACGGCGATCGGATCGGCGCCCAAGGTCAGACCGCCGACGCCCTGAGGGTGAAGGGGCTTGATCCTCTCGAAAACCAGGCGGCCGATGAGCGCGGCCCCCTTCGGGTCCAGCGTCACCTTTTTACAGTCGACGTAGTAGCGGCTCATCTGTCCGGAGGTGAGTTTGAAGACCGCCCGATCGCTGCAGCGGAACGATTCCCGGAAAAGAAGGTCGCGCAATTGATCCCGGTCGGATGATTTGGACGGGGCCTCTGATTTCTTGCGGGGGGGCATAACAATCCTTGGTCGGCGGATTGTAAAAATTGCGGAGTTAGTATACCATAAGAGTC belongs to Nitrospiria bacterium and includes:
- a CDS encoding argininosuccinate synthase, which produces MAAKIKKVVLAYSGGLDTSVAIHWLRATYRCDVIAFCADLGQGEDLEAIRKKALATGASKVYTEDLREVFAKDYLFPMLRANAVYEGGYLLGTSIARPLIAKTQMEVARREKADAVAHGATGKGNDQVRFELTYLSVDPQIRIIAPWREWILDSRQSLIDYARKYKIPVTATKAKPYSMDRNLFHISYEGGILEDPWAPPPEEMFLLTVSPQKAPDRSDTIEIAYEGGNPVGLDGKKLSPAALIARLNERGGHHGIGRVDLVENRYVGIKSRGVYETPGGTILQIAHRAVESITMDREVMHLRDSLIPRYAELVYNGYWFSPEREMLQSAMDAAQKNVSGIARLTLYKGNCAVAGRKSERSLYDPELATFETDTVYNQRLAEGFIRLNALRLQQPGRKGK
- the argF gene encoding ornithine carbamoyltransferase — encoded protein: MKVRHLLTLLELSPGELIGLLDRADRLKAQHRSGGVQRPLTGKTLGLLFEKASTRTRVSFEAAMNQLGGSGLTLLAGDLQLKRGETVADTARVLSRYLDALVIRTFGHEQLEAWAGAATIPVVNGLTDLHHPCQALGDLLTIRERFGAFKGLKLAYIGDGNNVAHSLIEGAARTGIEIRLACPKGYGPDPRIAEASRVAARQTGARIETMEEPRKAAQDADILYTDVWVSMGQEKEAKSRQKKFRPYQINDTLLSVAKPSAVVMHCLPAHRGKEITAEVMDGKQSIVWEQAENRLHIQKAILEWLLV
- a CDS encoding acetylornithine transaminase, with amino-acid sequence MDHLIDEAQQYLMNTYTRQPLIIHKGRGTRVYDPNGKEYLDFVGGVAVNNLGHCHPNVTVAFQKQAQRLVHVSNLYYTEPQVKLARLLVEHSFADKVFFCNSGTEAIEAAIKLVRKFSREKFGPDRYEIITMEQSFHGRTLAAVTATAQPKYHKGFEPLVPGFRYVPYNDLKAVSNAISDRTAAILVEPAQGEGGVRIPDPDYLPGLRKLCDEKGLLLVLDEVQTGIGRTGRLFGYEHSGIEPDIMALAKGLGSGLPIGALLAKDSVARAFTPGSHAATFGGNPLVCAAAIATLEVLLEEGFILDNCRRMGEYFVERLKGLQQRHPCVVSVRGLGLLVGMELAIDGKPIVQDCLEEGLLINCTMDRVLRFVPPLIILKEEIDLLINRLDGIFKKRTA
- the pyrE gene encoding orotate phosphoribosyltransferase; protein product: MPPRKKSEAPSKSSDRDQLRDLLFRESFRCSDRAVFKLTSGQMSRYYVDCKKVTLDPKGAALIGRLVFERIKPLHPQGVGGLTLGADPIAVAVALTSHLEGQPVPAFIIRKEPKGHGSRAWIEGNLPEGAGVVVVEDVVTTGGSTLKAIERLKAHGCKILKVVALVDRQEGGREKIEASGYLLESLFTVDDLLVLAGASRSSSEPTGQPLI